A window of Blautia argi genomic DNA:
CCCTGAACCCCTAAAGATAACAACGCCTCTTCTGTACAGAGAATTTGCAAATCTCCCACCGGGCTTTTATAGATTGCGTGATATATTTGTTCATTCATAGTGAACTCCTTTCACCTCATACGCGATATACGGCGCTTCCAGCTCATATCCCAGCTTTTTTGCCAATGCCAGGGAAACCTCTGTATGGGCGTCCCAGGAAGGGCAAAACCCCTCTTTTAAACACTCCAGAATCAGTCTGGCAGAACAGGCAAACGCCAGCCCTTTCCTGCGGTATTCTTTTTTTGTGTCCACTTCAATTTCAATACCACCCTGCCATGCAGAATAAGACGATGCCCCGGAAACAGGCTTGCCATTTTTCAAAACCAGGACACCTCTGCCGTATTGTCGGAATTTCTCATAATCAGAAAATTGAGCAGTGAAATCTCTGCTCCATTCCTCTTCTTTACACCTTTTATAAAATGCTCTGTCAATATCCTGAAAAGTATACCCTTTGGGAAGCTTTGAGGCCTGTTTTAAAAGCTCTGTGTCGAAATTCTCTGTCTTCTTTTTCATACGATAACGGGTTATTTTTCTAAGATGACCAATATAGCTTTCCTCAATCAGTCTTCCCCAAAATTTATCCGGTGGAACCAATATCCGAAAATCAGGATTGCTCTCTTTTGGCAGAAAGGTGACCAGTCCTCTGTCCGGTTCCCCGTCAAAAAAAGTAAAATCTCCAAGCACTGCCAATGCTGCCCGAATCTGTTCTGCTTCTTTCACATAAAAACTTCCCATGATACCCTGCTTACAGGACCAGAGAAAAGATTCCCGGGTATTCTGAAAAAAATCTGCCATTTTTGCAGGTTCCATGCGTACCATGATTTACCTCCTCTCCCAAAAAACCAAAACAACCCCAACGCCTGCTACAAAAATTCCAAGTCCTGTGAAAGCTGCGGCAACAGAAAATTCTTTTGCTGCCCAGCCTACCGTTGGGCTCAAAATAACCATAAAAACACTGTACAGCATGCTGCTCACTGACACCAGCGTAGCACGAATTTCACTGGAAAACAGCTTTTGATTCTCGCTTTCAATACGAAGTATAAGAAGTTCTTCTATTCCGTGTGCAAGCCCTGCTGCCAGAACAGACATTATCAGATGGGAACTGCTGCTCCCAATAATACACACTCCTACAAAAAAGCTGCCTGCAAGCATCAGCTTTCTCAACTTTATTTTTTCTGTTTTTCCTCCCAAAGTTGCTCCCACCATGCTGAAAAGGGAAATTATCAGTAAGGGAATCCCTATCCATTCTGCGCTTAATCCGCAGGCAACCAAATGCTCCTGCATAATCATATAGATAACATAACACCCGGCAGATACAAGTCCACCAAGAAGCATACGCCTGCATGCCAGAGGATTTCCCCTTAAAAAATTCACACTCTGCTCCGCATAAGACTTCAACTCTCTTTTCATATCTTTCAGAGTCAGCCCTTCCCGTTTTTCTTTTCTTCCTGCCTGAGTTTCACAAAGCCTCAGAGCCACCAGAGAGCTTAAAATCCCCTGCGCCACAGCAATCAGATATGCGTTCCGATATCCGAGAGCCACTGTCACCACACTCATGCAATTCGTCAAAGCAAAAATTCCCAGATACAGATTTTCCTGTATGGAGGAGACCTTTAAATAGCCTGCCTCCTGCCCACATTCCAAAAGGCTGTCATAAGTCAGCGCCTCCCTGGTACCTGACACCAGATTGTAGCTAAACGCATTCAGACCCATAGCAATTAAAATCACCCAAAACCAATCTGTAACAATCATACAGAAAGCTCCTGCCGCTGATATCAGCCCTGCTAAAATCAAAGTTTTTCGCCGTCCTATCATATCAGACAGCATGCCGCTAGGAATCTCACAGCACATGCTGACCATATGGAAAAATCCCTCTGCAAGCCCTGCCTGAGTCAGAGAAAATCCCCTTCCCAAAAGAAATAAAACCCACACTGCATCTACAATTTGAAATCCACTGATTATTTCATAGAGATATAAATTACGAAGTTGTTTTTTGATATTCATTTTGCACCACTCTTTTCTCAATAAATTTTTGTCGAATGATGCCCAGTTTTAGAATTGAAAATGACAAAACTCAAGGAGTTTTCAGACAAATTTTCCTAAAAATGGGCGCACTTATAGCCTGAACACCAAAATTGTTGCCTTTTTGAACCATCAAATACGGTGTTTTCCAGCCCATTTGTGCGCCTCCTTTTCCTCAAAATTTCTTTCACTATAACACAGGTTTTTACAAATGTAAATCTTTTTCTTTTTTCATCGTTCGATTCAGCTTCTCAGACATCACCAGTCCGAAAATCAGAAAGACTGCCAGATAAAACGGATACAACGCTATGGACACATGTTCTGCCAGAAGTCCGAATACCGGCGGCATAAAAGTACTGCCCACATAAGCGCTTGCCATCTGTATGCCAATAATTGCCTGGGAATTTTCCTTTCCGAAATTATCCGGCGTAGAATGAATAATTGCCGGATATACCGGCGCAGCTCCAATCCCGACTATCAATAATCCCGGAAACGCCCATGCCGGATTGGGATACGGCAGCATCAATAATCCAACGCCTGCCAGGGCAGTCAAAAATCCCAGTCTTATCATACCCCTGTCCCCTACTTTATCTGCAAAGAACCCGGTAACAAACCTTCCAAAGGTAATTCCCAAAAAGAAAAAGGCTGCAAAGGACGCTGCCAGTTCTTTTTCCATTCCCCTGTAATCTGCAAAATAAGAGCTTATCCAAAGCCCACAGGTGGACTCAAATGCGCAATAAGAAAAAAAGGTTACAAGCACTAACGCCACACCTTTTATTTTCACTGCTTTTGCAAGACTTAAATGCTCTCTTTGATGCTGTTTTTCTGAAACTTCTCCTGTTTTGCATTTCCAGAGAGGAAGGGACAAAAACAGTACAACCGTAAGAACAATCTGAATGACAGATATCATGCGGTATCCGCTTCTCCAGCCCAGCCCTTCTCCCAGTGCATATCCCATAATATAGGGACTTATGGAAGCGCCTACGCCCCAGAAACAATGAAGCCAGCTCATCTGTCTGGAATTGTAATGAAGGGCTACAAAGTTATTTAGCGCCGCGTCAATGGCTCCTGCGCCCAGACCGTAAGGAACTGCACATACACAGAGCAGCCAGAACGAACCAGACATAGAGAATCCAAACAGGCCGGCTGCAGTCAGAAATACACTTCCCACGGTCACCACTCCTGTTCCCAGCCTGCGGGTCAGTCTGTCTGACATCAAGCTTGAAACAATCGTTCCTCCGGAAATAATCATGGAAATCATTCCCGCATAAGAAATGGGCACTGCCAGTTCTCTGTGCATCACCGGCCACCCGGAGCCAAGCAGAGAATCCGGCAGCCCCAGGCTGATAAACGCCAGATAAATAATTGCAAGTAAAAGTGAAACCATTTTTTCTCCCCTTTTTCAAATTTTCAGCCCCTGTCCAAACCTTCTGTGTGGAACAGGGGCTGCTTTTTTGTACTTTTTACTGTCTTTCTTCTACTTCATTTCCGTTTCTTTCGCCTTTTTCAAAAGCCACGGCATTGTCCAGGGTAGTTTTGCAGATAGCTGCCAGCGCCTCTTCTGTGAAGAATCCCTGATGAGAAGTAATCATAACGTTGGGGAAGGATAAAAGTCTGGCTGTTGTAGAATGCTCCAGAATTTCATCAGAGCGATCCTCAAACACATTCTTTGTTTCTTCCTCATATACGTCTAAGCCTACACCAAAGAACTTTCTGGCACGAATCCCCTCAATCAGGTCATCGGTTTTGACCAGCCCGCCTCTGGAGGTATTCACCAGAATTACACCGTCCTTCATTTTTGCAATGGTTTCCCTGTTAATCAGATGATAAGTATTGTCCATTAATGGGCAGTGAAGGGAAATCAAATCACTGGACGCCAGCAATTCATCTAAAGTAACGTATTCCACAAAATCTGCCAACTCCGGATTCTGGTATACATCATAGGCAATGACTTTCATACCAAAGCCTCTGCAGATTTTTGCCATGGCTGCACCGATTTTTCCGGTACCCACGATTCCGGCTGTCTTCTGGTAAAAATTCATGCCCATAAGACCGCCCAAGCTGAAATCGTTTTCTCTTACTTTTACATAAGCCTTGTGGATTCTGCGGTTTGCAGTAAGCGCCAGCGCCATGGCATGTTCTGCTACTGCTTCCGGGGAATATCCCGGCACACGCATTACCTTTATGCCGTATGCAGCCGCTTTTTCCAAATCCACATTGTTAAAGCCTGCACAGCGCATCAGCACCAGCTTTACCCCTGCTTCATGAAGAGCGTCCATGGTATCGCTTCCCACATCAGAACTTACAAAGGCGCAGACAGCGTCATAGCCCTTTGCCAAAGTTGCGGTCTTAGGCGTTAAATCTGTTTTCAGATAATCAATTTCTATGGCAGGGTAGTTTCCCGTCTGTTTTTCAAATGACTCTTTATCATAAGTTTTTGTGTCGAAAAATAAAATCCTCATTTTGTATTCCTCCTGTCTTGTCCTGCTCAGGATTTTTGTTTCTCTGTTCCTCTACCATAGTAATAATATATACTATATTTGTCAAGTACCTATCTATCTTGGGTCCGTCATAATTTCAATGATTTTCCGGTCTGTTTCCCGCATGCCATCTCTTGCCAGCTCTGCCACATTTTCAATGGTTTCTTCAATTCCCTGCGCCACAATTCCATCTCCGCCGTAGAACTGACTGCCGAACTGATACATTTTCATACCCAGAACTCCCGCCTCCACTGCAGAAGCGATTTTTGCCGCACAGCTTGCCTTTGCGCCGTCACATACCACACCGGAATTAATGGCAAGGGCATTTACAATGGTATGGGAAATCTCTTCATAACCGCCGCCGTAAAGGTATGTAATTCCCGCTCCCGCACCGCAGCCTGCGCTGATTGCCCCACAGTAAGCAGACAGAGTCCCGATTCCTGTTTTCAGATGTATGGAAACCAGATTGGAAACCAGCAGAGCTCTTAACAAAACTTCCCTGGAAACCTGCATATCTTCTGCATAGACAATGACCGGAAGAGAAGCGGTCATACCCTGATTGCCGCTTCCGGAATTAATAACCACTGGCATTTCGCAGCCATTCATTCTGGCGTCAGAACCTGCTGCCGCCATTGCCTTTGCTCTGTTCTGCACACTGTTTCCATAGGACTGCAGCAAAATTTTCCCAATATTGGCGCCCCAGTTTCCATGAAGTCCCTCCTCTGCAATGGCGGTGTTATACTGTATCTGTCTTTCCAGAACTTCCTCTACGTCTTTTAAATCCACTTCTTTTGCATAAGAAAGAATATCCTTTACATTTAAAAGACTTCTGTCCTCACCGCTACTCTGGTTTTCCTCTGTGTAATCTTTTCCAAAAAGAGTTTCCCCATTTTTTCTGATTTTTACAATATTGGTGTGATGCCCCTGAATCTGCACCTCTGCGCTGTGTTCTCCCTTATGTACTTCAATATAAATATCAAATACACAGCCGGATTGGGAACCGGTGACAGAGAAAGACGCGGTATCCAGATAAGCGTTTAATTCCTGTATCTCTTCCCTGGTAATTTCTGCCAGAACCTCCAGCTTCTTTTCTGCCTTTCCCGCTATAATCCCTGCTCCCGCAGCCGCCGCAATGCCGCGGAGTCCCCCTGTATTGGGTACGACAACGCTTTTTACATTTTTGATAATATTTCCGCTGGCGCTGATTCTTACAGTATCCGGCAGCATACCCAGAGTTTCTCTTGCCACAGCTGCTGCATAAGCAATGGCAATGGGTTCCGTACAACCCATAGCAGGTACCAGTTCTTCTTTTAAAATTGCTGTATAAGCATCGTATAAATTCTTTTTCTTTGTGTCCATAGTCAAACCTCTGTTTCCTTCGCTTTTCTTCCAGCTTATCAGTCAGGGGGAAATCTGTCAATTCCTAACGATATGAAGTTTTTCATTTGTCAATTCTGCGCCGCCTCTCATATGATACTGTATGATACAAAATGCTCAGGAAAGGAGCTTCACTATGAATCAGCCTCTTTTAAAGGTTCGGGATATCAGCTATACCTATCACACCAAAGCCGGTGAAACTCCGGCTCTTTCTCATATATCTTTTTCTGTATCTCCCGGAGAATTTATAGCGATTGTGGGGCCGTCAGGCTGTGGAAAATCCACATTTTTAGATATGCTGTGCAGCCTGTTAAAGCCCGCCGACGGACAGATTCTCCTAAACGAAAAGCCTTTGGAGGAATCTGCGGCCAGCATTGGATATATGCTGCAAAAGGACCATCTCTTTGAATGGCGTACGATTTATGACAATGTTATGCTGGGACTGGAGATTCAAAAACGAATCACACCAAAAACCAGAACCAGAGCAGAACAGCTTCTGACCGATTACGGACTGGACAATTTCAGACAGTCGCGTCCCTCTCAGCTTTCTGGAGGCATGCGGCAAAGAGCCGCCCTTATCCGCACCCTGGCCTTAGAACCGGAACTGCTGCTTCTGGACGAACCCTTTTCTGCTTTGGATTATCAAACCAGGCTGGCAGTAAGTGATGATATTGGAAAAATTATCAAACGCGAAGGAAAAACAGCCATTTTAGTCACTCATGATATTTCTGAAGCAGTCAGTATGGCAGACCGGGTAATTATCTTCAGCAGGCGTCCTGCACACATACAGAAAATCATTCCCATTGTCTTTGACATACCTGACCGGAGTCCCCTGGCTTCCAGAAATGCCCCGGAATTTAAAAATTATTTTAACGAAATATGGAAGGAGTTGAATCACAGTGAAAAGACCGCCTGACACTTCCCCTGAACAGAAAAAATATTTAAAAAAGCTTCGGCAAAACGCACTGTTTATACAGTTTTTTCGGTTCTTTCTCTTCTTTGCTTTTCTTTTTCTCTGGGAAATATGCGCCCGAACAGGCGTGATTGATTCCTTTATCTTTTCCAGTCCTTCTCAGATAGGCGAAAAGATGGGAGAACTTATACAAGACGGCACTTTGCCAAAGCACGTTTCCGTCACCTTAACAGAAACCCTGATCAGCTTTGTTCTGGTAACACTGTTAGGAGTCCTGTGCGCCGTGCTTTTGTGGGCCTTCCCCCGGCTTTCTGCCATACTGGAGCCTTATCTGGTTGTCTTAAACAGCCTCCCCAAATCTGCCCTGGCTCCCCTTTTGATCGTATGGCTGGGCAGCAATATGAAAACCATTATTCTTGCCGGAATCTCTGTAGCTGTATTCGGAGCCATTATGAATCTGTATACAGGCTTTTGTGAAACAGACCCGGATAAATTAAAGCTGATCAAGACTCTGGGCGGGACAAAAAAAGACGCGCTTTTTAAGGTCATTCTTCCAGGGTCTGTGCCTTTGATTTTAAGTGTAATGAAGGTAAACATCGGACTTGCACTGATTGGAATTGTCATTGGGGAAATGATTGGAAGCAAAAGCGGACTTGGATATTTGATTATTTACTCCAGCCAGGTTTTCCAGCTTACTATCATGCTCATGTCCATTTTTATTCTGTGCATGATTGCTGTTCTGCTGTATGGCATAATTGCCTTGCTGGAAAGGTATTATTTAAAAAAACACCGATAAGGCCAAAAGAAGGGGCAGACTTTACAGGTCTTTCCCCTTCTTTTTTCTTTCTCTTTGTGTTGTATTCGCCTTTCAATCTCTTCTCTTTACTCTGCAGCTTCCCACTTCTCATGCATGTAAATGCCTCTTTTTTCTAATTCCTTAAAAATCTCTTCCGGTTGAAACGCCTCCTCCGGAATGAGAATTCCTGTTTTTTCTACCTTTCCTTTTGCCAGTTGTTCTGCCGCAATAGCCAGTGGAATTCCTACGTTTCTGGTATAAGCCCTCAGCCCTTCCCAGCCTTTTACACTGCCGTCAGAAGCAGGGTGTGTATGATAGAGAACTCCTCTCTTTTTTTCACCAGCTTTTGTTCCTACCACTTCCACATGCAGGGCATATCCATACAGACTGG
This region includes:
- a CDS encoding L-cysteine desulfidase family protein — protein: MDTKKKNLYDAYTAILKEELVPAMGCTEPIAIAYAAAVARETLGMLPDTVRISASGNIIKNVKSVVVPNTGGLRGIAAAAGAGIIAGKAEKKLEVLAEITREEIQELNAYLDTASFSVTGSQSGCVFDIYIEVHKGEHSAEVQIQGHHTNIVKIRKNGETLFGKDYTEENQSSGEDRSLLNVKDILSYAKEVDLKDVEEVLERQIQYNTAIAEEGLHGNWGANIGKILLQSYGNSVQNRAKAMAAAGSDARMNGCEMPVVINSGSGNQGMTASLPVIVYAEDMQVSREVLLRALLVSNLVSIHLKTGIGTLSAYCGAISAGCGAGAGITYLYGGGYEEISHTIVNALAINSGVVCDGAKASCAAKIASAVEAGVLGMKMYQFGSQFYGGDGIVAQGIEETIENVAELARDGMRETDRKIIEIMTDPR
- a CDS encoding MFS transporter; translated protein: MVSLLLAIIYLAFISLGLPDSLLGSGWPVMHRELAVPISYAGMISMIISGGTIVSSLMSDRLTRRLGTGVVTVGSVFLTAAGLFGFSMSGSFWLLCVCAVPYGLGAGAIDAALNNFVALHYNSRQMSWLHCFWGVGASISPYIMGYALGEGLGWRSGYRMISVIQIVLTVVLFLSLPLWKCKTGEVSEKQHQREHLSLAKAVKIKGVALVLVTFFSYCAFESTCGLWISSYFADYRGMEKELAASFAAFFFLGITFGRFVTGFFADKVGDRGMIRLGFLTALAGVGLLMLPYPNPAWAFPGLLIVGIGAAPVYPAIIHSTPDNFGKENSQAIIGIQMASAYVGSTFMPPVFGLLAEHVSIALYPFYLAVFLIFGLVMSEKLNRTMKKEKDLHL
- a CDS encoding ABC transporter ATP-binding protein; the encoded protein is MNQPLLKVRDISYTYHTKAGETPALSHISFSVSPGEFIAIVGPSGCGKSTFLDMLCSLLKPADGQILLNEKPLEESAASIGYMLQKDHLFEWRTIYDNVMLGLEIQKRITPKTRTRAEQLLTDYGLDNFRQSRPSQLSGGMRQRAALIRTLALEPELLLLDEPFSALDYQTRLAVSDDIGKIIKREGKTAILVTHDISEAVSMADRVIIFSRRPAHIQKIIPIVFDIPDRSPLASRNAPEFKNYFNEIWKELNHSEKTA
- a CDS encoding 2-hydroxyacid dehydrogenase is translated as MRILFFDTKTYDKESFEKQTGNYPAIEIDYLKTDLTPKTATLAKGYDAVCAFVSSDVGSDTMDALHEAGVKLVLMRCAGFNNVDLEKAAAYGIKVMRVPGYSPEAVAEHAMALALTANRRIHKAYVKVRENDFSLGGLMGMNFYQKTAGIVGTGKIGAAMAKICRGFGMKVIAYDVYQNPELADFVEYVTLDELLASSDLISLHCPLMDNTYHLINRETIAKMKDGVILVNTSRGGLVKTDDLIEGIRARKFFGVGLDVYEEETKNVFEDRSDEILEHSTTARLLSFPNVMITSHQGFFTEEALAAICKTTLDNAVAFEKGERNGNEVEERQ
- a CDS encoding GNAT family N-acetyltransferase, which encodes MVRMEPAKMADFFQNTRESFLWSCKQGIMGSFYVKEAEQIRAALAVLGDFTFFDGEPDRGLVTFLPKESNPDFRILVPPDKFWGRLIEESYIGHLRKITRYRMKKKTENFDTELLKQASKLPKGYTFQDIDRAFYKRCKEEEWSRDFTAQFSDYEKFRQYGRGVLVLKNGKPVSGASSYSAWQGGIEIEVDTKKEYRRKGLAFACSARLILECLKEGFCPSWDAHTEVSLALAKKLGYELEAPYIAYEVKGVHYE
- a CDS encoding ABC transporter permease subunit; this encodes MGELIQDGTLPKHVSVTLTETLISFVLVTLLGVLCAVLLWAFPRLSAILEPYLVVLNSLPKSALAPLLIVWLGSNMKTIILAGISVAVFGAIMNLYTGFCETDPDKLKLIKTLGGTKKDALFKVILPGSVPLILSVMKVNIGLALIGIVIGEMIGSKSGLGYLIIYSSQVFQLTIMLMSIFILCMIAVLLYGIIALLERYYLKKHR
- a CDS encoding MFS transporter; this translates as MNIKKQLRNLYLYEIISGFQIVDAVWVLFLLGRGFSLTQAGLAEGFFHMVSMCCEIPSGMLSDMIGRRKTLILAGLISAAGAFCMIVTDWFWVILIAMGLNAFSYNLVSGTREALTYDSLLECGQEAGYLKVSSIQENLYLGIFALTNCMSVVTVALGYRNAYLIAVAQGILSSLVALRLCETQAGRKEKREGLTLKDMKRELKSYAEQSVNFLRGNPLACRRMLLGGLVSAGCYVIYMIMQEHLVACGLSAEWIGIPLLIISLFSMVGATLGGKTEKIKLRKLMLAGSFFVGVCIIGSSSSHLIMSVLAAGLAHGIEELLILRIESENQKLFSSEIRATLVSVSSMLYSVFMVILSPTVGWAAKEFSVAAAFTGLGIFVAGVGVVLVFWERR